DNA sequence from the Alkaliphilus metalliredigens QYMF genome:
TATGAAAGTTTAACTAAAGCCATTGACTCTTTTACACGATCCTCAATCTCACCATCTGAAAGCCCTAAGTTTATAGGACCAAATGCAATATCCTTGTATACTGTTTCTTCAAACAGTTGATGCTCCGGATATTGAAATACCAGTCCCACACGTTTTCTAACATCCTGAAGTTTTACACCTTTTTCGGTAATATCAAAGCCATTTATGATAATTTTACCTGAGCTAGGCTTTAATAAACCATTCAAGTGCTGAATTAAGGTGGATTTTCCTGAACCAGTATGACCGATCAAACCAATGAACTCTCCATCTTTAACTTCAAGTTCAATATTATCTAATGCTTTGGTTTCAAAAGGACTTCCTGGATTATATATATGGGTTAATCCTTGGATTTTAATTGACATAAATGCATCACCATCTCATCTACTGTTAATATATCCTTTGGAATTTGAATTCCCTCTTGAATTAATTCGTGTGCTAATTCACTTACCTGGGGAACATCTAATCCTAAAGACTTCAAGGTACTTACCTGAGAGAAAACTTCCTTCGGGGTTCCTTGTATGACTATTTTGCCAGCCTCCATTACGATCACACGATGGGCTCCTACTGCTTCTTCCATAAAGTGTGTAATGTGAACAATTGTAATATTCTCTTCTTGATTCAACTTATGAATTGTATTAATGACCTCTTTTCTACCAGAAGGGTCTAGCATAGCAGTAGGTTCATCAAATATGATACAATCAGGACGCATGGCAATCACACCTGCAATGGCAATACGCTGTTTTTGTCCTCCCGATAGTAGGTGGGGTCCTTTGTCTCTGAAGGCTGTCATATCGACAATTTTTAAAGCCTCATCCACTCTTCTGCAAATCTCTTCACGTTCTATTCCTAAGTTTTCAGGGCCAAATGCCACATCCTCTTCTACTATGGTTGCCACAATTTGATTATCGGGATTTTGGAAAACCATACCCGCACTCTGTCTAATGTTCCAAAGATTTTCTTCTTCCTTAGTGTTCATACCCTTTACCCTAACATCTCCCGCTGTGGGAAATAGTAGGGCATTCATATGTTTAGCTAAAGTTGACTTTCCGGAACCATTGTGTCCAATGACAACGACAAACTCACCTTGCTTAATATCTAGGTTCATCCCATTAATAGCAGAAACTTCTTCTTCTTCATTGTTTCTATATTTATATATCAAATCTTGTACTTCCACCATCTTACTCATGACTTGCTCCATCTCCTCTAAGCAAACAACATTAATTCAACTCACAGTATATTATAACTTATTTCACATGGTTTTACTATGAGTTTATAGCCAAAATGTCGCATTCTGTTGAGTGATAAAAAAACAGGGACTAAGCTTTAAAACTTAATCCCTCCCGTCTATATTTAGATTATACTAATTCAAGAATACAAACTTCAGCAGCATCGCCTTGTCTTGGTCCAAGTTTCATGATACGGGTGTATCCACCATTTCTATCTTGATATTTAGGTGCAATTTCCTCAAACAGGTTTGTAACAACTGTTTCTTCTGTCATATAAGCTAGTGCTTGTCTTCTAGCATGCAGATCTCCTCTTTTAGCAAGGGTGATCATTTTTTCAGCTGCTCTTCTTGTTTCTTTTGCCTTTGGTTCAGTTGTTTGGATTCGTCCGCTTTTAAACAAACTTGTTACTAAGTTTCTTAGCATTAAGTTTCTATGAGCGCTGTCACGTCCCAATTTACGATTTTGTGGCATGTCTATTCCTCCTTACTACTTCTTATTCATCACTGGGTCTTAGTCCAAGTCCTAGCTCTTCTAGCTTCTTATCCACTTCTTCAAGCGACTTCTTGCCTAAGTTTCTTACCTTCATCATATCTTCCTCTGACTTTAAGCTTAATTCCTCAACTGTATTGATGCCTGCCCGCTTCAGACAGTTATATGATCTAACAGAAAGGTCTAATTCTTCTATGGTCATTTCTAGAACCTTTTCCTTCTTGTCTTCTTCTTTTTGCACCATGATTTCAACGTCACTCACATCTTCTTTTAAAGTAATGAATAAATTTAAATGTTCACTCATTACCTTAGCAGCCAGTGAGATAGCTTCATCAGGTTTAATGCTTCCATCAGTAAAGACTTCAATTTCTAACTTATCATAGTCAGTTACCTGACCAACCCTTGTGTTACCTACAAAGTAGCTAACCTTTCTAACGGGAGTAAAAATTGAATCTACTGGAATCACACCTATTGGCATTCCAGCAGTCTTATTGTTTTCAGCTGAAACATATCCTCTACCCTTTGCAATATTAATTTCCATGTTAAGTTTGGAATTATCGTCTAAAGTAGCGATGTACATATCTGGATTTAAGACCTCCACATCAGCATCAGCAATGATATCCCCTGCTGTCACTGTACCAGGCCCTTCCATTTCAATACGAAGGGTTTTAGGCTCATTTCCGTCAATTCCGATGGATAGATCCTTTAAGTTTAAGATAATTTCTGTTACATCTTCTTTAACTCCTGGAATCGTTGAAAATTCGTGTAAAATCCCTTCAATCTTAACGGAAGTAACAGCAGCTCCAGGTAAAGATGACAACATAATCCTTCTCAATGAGTTTCCTAGGGTCGTTCCGTATCCTCTTTCTAAAGGTTCTACAACAAACTTCCCATAGGTACTATCATCACTGATTTCAAACACTTCTACTTTTGGCTTTTCCATTTCTATCATTGATTTGAACCCTCCCTTAAGATCTTCTCTATTATATCGAGGGCAACTGATTCTAATTTGATGATTACTTAGAGTATAGTTCTACAATAAGATTTTCTGAGATCGGTAAGTCGATGTCTTCTCTTGAAGGCATTGCAGCCACTTTTCCCTCTAGCTTTTCAGAATCAACTGTTAACCATGTTGGTACAGTTCCTTTGAAGTTTTCTTTCAATTCCTTGAACTTAGGTGAATTAGTAGACTTCTCCGATACTGCAACTGCATCTCCAGCCTTTACAAGGTAAGAAGGAATATCTACTTTCCCACCATTAACTGTAAAGTGACCATGTACAACCAATTGTCTTGCTTCTGCCCTAGAGGAAGCAAGTCCTAATCGATAAACAAGGTTATCTAAACGAGTCTCTAAGATTCTCAGTAAGTTTTCGCCAGTATTTCCAGCTTGCTTATCAGCCATGTCAAAATACTTTCTAAATTGAGATTCTAATACACCATAGAATCGCTTGGCTTTTTGCTTTTCTCTCAACTGAACCCCATAGTTTGAAAGCTTTTTCCTGCTTGTTCCATGTTGTCCAGGAGCAAAGTTTCTTTTTGTAATCGCACATTTATCTGTATAACATCTTTCGCCCTTTAGGTATAATTTCAAACCTTCTCGGCGACATAATCTACATACCGCATCTGTATATCTTGCCATTACTTACACCTCCTAATCTTCATTAAACTCTTCTACGTTTCGGTGGTCTACAACCGTTATGAGGAATTGGAGTTACGTCTTTAATTAAACTAACTTCCAAACCAGCTGCCTGCAAAGCACGAATAGCCGCTTCTCTACCTGCTCCTGGACCTTTAACGAATACTTCAATAGTTTTCAACCCATGCTCCATTGCACTTTTTGCAGCAGCTTCTGCGCACATTTGTGCAGCAAATGGAGTTGATTTTCTTGATCCTTTAAATCCTAATTGTCCCGCACAAGACCAACCAATTGTATTTCCTTGCATATCAGTTAGCGTAACAATAGAGTTGTTAAAGGTTGACTGAATGTGAGCTTGACCACGTTCTATATTTTTACGATCTTTTTTTCTACGAACGGTTTTTTTTCTTACTACTTTTGCCATCCTGTTCGTCCCTCCTTACTTCCTATTTTTTCTTTTTACGCCCAACAGTTCTCTTAGGACCTTTTCTCGTTCTTGCATTTGTTTTGGTCTTTTGACCTCTTACAGGTAATCCTTTAGTGTGACGAATTCCTCTATAGCATCTAATTTCTTTAAGACGCTTAATG
Encoded proteins:
- a CDS encoding energy-coupling factor transporter ATPase, giving the protein MSKMVEVQDLIYKYRNNEEEEVSAINGMNLDIKQGEFVVVIGHNGSGKSTLAKHMNALLFPTAGDVRVKGMNTKEEENLWNIRQSAGMVFQNPDNQIVATIVEEDVAFGPENLGIEREEICRRVDEALKIVDMTAFRDKGPHLLSGGQKQRIAIAGVIAMRPDCIIFDEPTAMLDPSGRKEVINTIHKLNQEENITIVHITHFMEEAVGAHRVIVMEAGKIVIQGTPKEVFSQVSTLKSLGLDVPQVSELAHELIQEGIQIPKDILTVDEMVMHLCQLKSKD
- the rplQ gene encoding 50S ribosomal protein L17, which encodes MPQNRKLGRDSAHRNLMLRNLVTSLFKSGRIQTTEPKAKETRRAAEKMITLAKRGDLHARRQALAYMTEETVVTNLFEEIAPKYQDRNGGYTRIMKLGPRQGDAAEVCILELV
- a CDS encoding DNA-directed RNA polymerase subunit alpha; translation: MIEMEKPKVEVFEISDDSTYGKFVVEPLERGYGTTLGNSLRRIMLSSLPGAAVTSVKIEGILHEFSTIPGVKEDVTEIILNLKDLSIGIDGNEPKTLRIEMEGPGTVTAGDIIADADVEVLNPDMYIATLDDNSKLNMEINIAKGRGYVSAENNKTAGMPIGVIPVDSIFTPVRKVSYFVGNTRVGQVTDYDKLEIEVFTDGSIKPDEAISLAAKVMSEHLNLFITLKEDVSDVEIMVQKEEDKKEKVLEMTIEELDLSVRSYNCLKRAGINTVEELSLKSEEDMMKVRNLGKKSLEEVDKKLEELGLGLRPSDE
- the rpsD gene encoding 30S ribosomal protein S4, translating into MARYTDAVCRLCRREGLKLYLKGERCYTDKCAITKRNFAPGQHGTSRKKLSNYGVQLREKQKAKRFYGVLESQFRKYFDMADKQAGNTGENLLRILETRLDNLVYRLGLASSRAEARQLVVHGHFTVNGGKVDIPSYLVKAGDAVAVSEKSTNSPKFKELKENFKGTVPTWLTVDSEKLEGKVAAMPSREDIDLPISENLIVELYSK
- the rpsK gene encoding 30S ribosomal protein S11, whose amino-acid sequence is MAKVVRKKTVRRKKDRKNIERGQAHIQSTFNNSIVTLTDMQGNTIGWSCAGQLGFKGSRKSTPFAAQMCAEAAAKSAMEHGLKTIEVFVKGPGAGREAAIRALQAAGLEVSLIKDVTPIPHNGCRPPKRRRV